A genomic segment from Salmo trutta chromosome 38, fSalTru1.1, whole genome shotgun sequence encodes:
- the LOC115178741 gene encoding centromere protein M isoform X1 produces the protein MSLLKPFSKLPGLNTANIMLVENEEQFQQKLADTVVLQEKTVNVNVRLARSLPLPVENEESRPRIDLVVFIIHLTSELSFQSAETSLKYLDPGYFQGKVCFLVTNARNVSVPPERLVSVRKLAASLHCPLLCAEDQTTEGVTTAAHRLLAILKVAAGLVPMATGLYLSTLTRCTVPSDIDQQNFE, from the exons ATGTCTTTACTCAAACCATTTAGTAAACTTCCTGGACTAAACACGGCCAACATTATG CTGGTGGAGAACGAAGAGCAATTTCAGCAGAAGTTAGCTGACACTGTTGTTCTTCAAGAGAAGACTGTCAACGTCAACGT AAGGTTGGCCAGAAGCCTCCCGCTACCCGTGGAAAACGAGGAGTCTCGGCCGCGGATAGATCTGGTGGTTTTCATCATTCACCTAACCTCAGAGCTCAG ctTCCAGTCAGCAGAGACCTCCCTCAAGTATTTAGACCCAGGTTACTTCCAGGGCAAAGTCTGCTTCCTGGTTACCAATG CTCGTAATGTGTCAGTGCCCCCTGAGCGGCTGGTCTCTGTGAGGAAGCTGGCTGCATCCCTCCACTGCCCCTTACTGTGTGCAGAGGATCAG ACAACAGAGGGGGTGACCACGGCAGCACACCGATTACTGGCCATTCTCAAGGTAGCGGCAGGTCTTGTCCCTATGGCAACTGGTCTCTACTTGTCCACCTTGACCCGCTGCACTGTGCCCTCTGACATTGACCAGCAGAACTTTGAGTGA
- the LOC115178741 gene encoding centromere protein M isoform X2, giving the protein MSLLKPFSKLPGLNTANIMLVENEEQFQQKLADTVVLQEKTVNVNVLARSLPLPVENEESRPRIDLVVFIIHLTSELSFQSAETSLKYLDPGYFQGKVCFLVTNARNVSVPPERLVSVRKLAASLHCPLLCAEDQTTEGVTTAAHRLLAILKVAAGLVPMATGLYLSTLTRCTVPSDIDQQNFE; this is encoded by the exons ATGTCTTTACTCAAACCATTTAGTAAACTTCCTGGACTAAACACGGCCAACATTATG CTGGTGGAGAACGAAGAGCAATTTCAGCAGAAGTTAGCTGACACTGTTGTTCTTCAAGAGAAGACTGTCAACGTCAACGT GTTGGCCAGAAGCCTCCCGCTACCCGTGGAAAACGAGGAGTCTCGGCCGCGGATAGATCTGGTGGTTTTCATCATTCACCTAACCTCAGAGCTCAG ctTCCAGTCAGCAGAGACCTCCCTCAAGTATTTAGACCCAGGTTACTTCCAGGGCAAAGTCTGCTTCCTGGTTACCAATG CTCGTAATGTGTCAGTGCCCCCTGAGCGGCTGGTCTCTGTGAGGAAGCTGGCTGCATCCCTCCACTGCCCCTTACTGTGTGCAGAGGATCAG ACAACAGAGGGGGTGACCACGGCAGCACACCGATTACTGGCCATTCTCAAGGTAGCGGCAGGTCTTGTCCCTATGGCAACTGGTCTCTACTTGTCCACCTTGACCCGCTGCACTGTGCCCTCTGACATTGACCAGCAGAACTTTGAGTGA
- the mb gene encoding myoglobin: MANYDMVLQCWGPVEADYNKHGGLVLSRLFAERPETLTLFPKFAGIAAGDLSGNAAVAAHGATVLRQLGELLNARGDHAAILKPLATTHANKHKIPLNNFTLITEIICKVMGEEAGLDEAGQEALRQVMVVIIADINVTYKELGFAG, encoded by the exons ATGGCTAACTATGACATGGTTCTGCAGTGCTGGGGGCCAGTGGAGGCTGACTACAACAAACACGGAGGACTAGTTCTGAGCCG TCTGTTTGCAGAGCGCCCAGAAACCCTGACGTTGTTCCCTAAGTTCGCAGGCATCGCAGCGGGCGACCTGTCAGGGAACGCGGCAGTAGCTGCCCACGGGGCCACTGTGCTTAGGCAGCTGGGTGAGCTGCTGAATGCGAGAGGTGACCACGCTGCCATCCTCAAACCCCTGGCAACCACCCACGCCAATAAGCACAAGATTCCCCTCAACAACTTCACG CTCATCACCGAGATCATCTGCAAAGTGATGGGTGAGGAGGCAGGGCTGGACGAGGCAGGGCAGGAAGCTCTGAGGCAGGTGATGGTCGTGATCATAGCTGACATCAACGTCACCTACAAGGAGCTGGGCTTTGCTGGCTAA
- the LOC115178053 gene encoding serine hydrolase-like protein, producing MLEFEKKKDEKKEKVYTYENALMRLLAANPSLSEQSAHILLERGLAQVEGGVVFTRDFRINLKNVVRVSLEQSLELQSRIQARVLVVLAEEGFEKMFSEPQQKTFTSTLLQGYKDKSGMVVDVPGDHHVHLNTPETVAQIVTDFLQEEAPSHSTAEVTQAAKL from the exons ATGCTTGAGTTTGAGAAGAAGAAAGATGAGAAGAAAGAGAAGGTTTACACCTATGAGAACGCATTGATGAG GCTTTTGGCAGCAAACCCCTCTCTCTCGGAGCAGTCAGCCCACATTCTTCTAGAACGAGGACTCGCTCAGGTTGAAGGAG gGGTGGTGTTCACCCGAGACTTTAGAATCAATCTG AAAAATGTTGTGCGTGTCAGCCTGGAGCAGAGTCTCGAGTTACAGTCCAGGATTCAGGCCAGAGTTCTAGTAGTACT GGCGGAGGAGGGGTTTGAGAAGATGTTTTCTGAACCACAACAGAAGACGTTTACCTCAACGCTACTTCAAGGGTATAAAGACAAAAGC ggcATGGTGGTTGACGTACCTGGTGATCATCATGTCCACCTGAACACCCCTGAGACTGTGGCCCAAATCGTCACTGACTTCCTCCAGGAAGAAGCTCCTTCACACAGCACTGCAGAGGTTACACAGGCAGCCAAGTTATAA